One window of Phalacrocorax carbo chromosome 1, bPhaCar2.1, whole genome shotgun sequence genomic DNA carries:
- the POU3F3 gene encoding POU domain, class 3, transcription factor 3 isoform X2 has protein sequence MVQSDFMPGAMAASNGGHMLSHAHQWVTALPHAAAAAAAAAAAAAEAGSPWSGSPVGMTGSPQQPPPPPPDVKGGGGRDDLHSGAALHHRPPHLGPPHQGHPAAWGAAAAAAHLPSMAGGQQQQQSLLYSQPGGFTVNGMLSPPPGGQSLVHPGLVRGETPELGEHPGHHHHHHHQHPGHHPPHHGGVNSHDPHSDEDTPTSDDLEQFAKQFKQRRIKLGFTQADVGLALGTLYGNVFSQTTICRFEALQLSFKNMCKLKPLLNKWLEEADSSTGSPTSIDKIAAQGRKRKKRTSIEKEKRMTPPGIQQQTPDDVYSQVGTVNSDTPPPHHGLQTSVQ, from the exons ATGGTCCAGAGCGACTTCATGCCGGGCGCCATGGCCGCCAGCAACGGCGGCCATATGCTGAGCCATGCCCACCAGTGGGTGACAGCCCTGCcccacgccgccgccgccgccgccgccgccgccgccgccgccgccgaagCGGGCTCGCCCTGGTCCGGCAGCCCCGTGGGCATGAcgggcagcccccagcagccgccgccgccgccgcccgacgtcaagggcggcggcgggcgcgaCGACCTGCACTCGGGCGCGGCGCTGCACCACCGGCCGCCCCACCTGGGCCCCCCGCACCAGGGGCACCCGGCGGCctggggggcggcggcggcggccgcccaCCTGCCCTCCATGGCCggcgggcagcagcagcagcagtcgCTCCTCTACTCGCAGCCCGGGGGCTTCACGGTGAACGGCAtgctgagccccccccccggcgggCAGAGCCTGGTGCACCCGGGGCTGGTGCGCGGCGAGACGCCGGAGCTGGGCGAGCACCCCgggcaccaccaccaccaccaccaccagcaccccgGGCACCACCCGCCCCACCACGGCGGCGTCAACAGCCACGACCCCCACTCGGACGAGGACACGCCGACCTCCGACGACCTGGAGCAGTTCGCCAAGCAGTTCAAGCAGCGGCGGATTAAGCTGGGCTTCACCCAGGCCGACGTGGGGCTGGCGCTGGGCACCCTCTACGGCAACGTCTTCTCGCAGACCACCATCTGCCGCTTCGAGGCCCTGCAGCTCAGCTTCAAGAACATGTGCAAGCTGAAGCCTTTGTTGAACAAGTGGCTGGAGGAAGCCGACTCCTCCACCGGCAGCCCCACCAGCATCGACAAGATCGCCGCCCAgggcaggaagaggaagaagcgGACCTCCATCGAG AAAGAGAAACGGATGACCCCCCCGGGGATCCAGCAGCAGACCCCCGACGATGTCTACTCCCAGGTCGGCACCGTCAACTCCGACACGCCGCCCCCTCACCACGGACTGCAGACCAGCGTGCAGTGA
- the POU3F3 gene encoding POU domain, class 3, transcription factor 3 isoform X1, giving the protein MAAATSNPYLPGNGILAAGSIVHPDSGGGGGGGGGGGGMQPGSVAVTSVAGGYRGDPAAKMVQSDFMPGAMAASNGGHMLSHAHQWVTALPHAAAAAAAAAAAAAEAGSPWSGSPVGMTGSPQQPPPPPPDVKGGGGRDDLHSGAALHHRPPHLGPPHQGHPAAWGAAAAAAHLPSMAGGQQQQQSLLYSQPGGFTVNGMLSPPPGGQSLVHPGLVRGETPELGEHPGHHHHHHHQHPGHHPPHHGGVNSHDPHSDEDTPTSDDLEQFAKQFKQRRIKLGFTQADVGLALGTLYGNVFSQTTICRFEALQLSFKNMCKLKPLLNKWLEEADSSTGSPTSIDKIAAQGRKRKKRTSIEVSVKGALESHFLKCPKPSAQEITNLADSLQLEKEVVRVWFCNRRQKEKRMTPPGIQQQTPDDVYSQVGTVNSDTPPPHHGLQTSVQ; this is encoded by the coding sequence atGGCCGCGGCCACCTCTAACCCCTACCTCCCCGGCAACGGCATCCTGGCGGCCGGCTCCATCGTCCACCCGGactcgggcggcggcggcggcggcggcggcggcggcggcggcatgCAGCCGGGCAGCGTGGCCGTCACCTCGGTGGCGGGCGGCTACCGCGGCGACCCGGCGGCCAAGATGGTCCAGAGCGACTTCATGCCGGGCGCCATGGCCGCCAGCAACGGCGGCCATATGCTGAGCCATGCCCACCAGTGGGTGACAGCCCTGCcccacgccgccgccgccgccgccgccgccgccgccgccgccgccgaagCGGGCTCGCCCTGGTCCGGCAGCCCCGTGGGCATGAcgggcagcccccagcagccgccgccgccgccgcccgacgtcaagggcggcggcgggcgcgaCGACCTGCACTCGGGCGCGGCGCTGCACCACCGGCCGCCCCACCTGGGCCCCCCGCACCAGGGGCACCCGGCGGCctggggggcggcggcggcggccgcccaCCTGCCCTCCATGGCCggcgggcagcagcagcagcagtcgCTCCTCTACTCGCAGCCCGGGGGCTTCACGGTGAACGGCAtgctgagccccccccccggcgggCAGAGCCTGGTGCACCCGGGGCTGGTGCGCGGCGAGACGCCGGAGCTGGGCGAGCACCCCgggcaccaccaccaccaccaccaccagcaccccgGGCACCACCCGCCCCACCACGGCGGCGTCAACAGCCACGACCCCCACTCGGACGAGGACACGCCGACCTCCGACGACCTGGAGCAGTTCGCCAAGCAGTTCAAGCAGCGGCGGATTAAGCTGGGCTTCACCCAGGCCGACGTGGGGCTGGCGCTGGGCACCCTCTACGGCAACGTCTTCTCGCAGACCACCATCTGCCGCTTCGAGGCCCTGCAGCTCAGCTTCAAGAACATGTGCAAGCTGAAGCCTTTGTTGAACAAGTGGCTGGAGGAAGCCGACTCCTCCACCGGCAGCCCCACCAGCATCGACAAGATCGCCGCCCAgggcaggaagaggaagaagcgGACCTCCATCGAGGTGAGTGTCAAGGGGGCCTTGGAGAGCCACTTTCTGAAATGCCCCAAGCCCTCCGCCCAGGAGATTACGAACCTAGCGGacagcctgcagctggagaaggaggtggtcagggtttggttttgcaATCGGAGGCAGAAAGAGAAACGGATGACCCCCCCGGGGATCCAGCAGCAGACCCCCGACGATGTCTACTCCCAGGTCGGCACCGTCAACTCCGACACGCCGCCCCCTCACCACGGACTGCAGACCAGCGTGCAGTGA